The Bradysia coprophila strain Holo2 unplaced genomic scaffold, BU_Bcop_v1 contig_151, whole genome shotgun sequence genome contains a region encoding:
- the LOC119074364 gene encoding uncharacterized protein LOC119074364, with protein sequence MKLRVERKNAIIKKLEVRAEKLERKADALLARNLVLQDRFAYCKCDITNIPPNPVRSTNQAYTLSSEQEMLLGRFIMPDDMNKYITELAGFLFTPEELKTISSANLNPSKIAFISSHIQTHTGFVKTAPEIKMLLNKRRWNSNRRSDSSSTPPKKRKRNTKNSNDETVQDEEMYTDDVDVNHFLLMKMQSADDNTEDNAESG encoded by the exons AAACTCCGGGTGGAGAGGAAAAAtgcaattataaaaaaattggaagttcgagcagaaaaattggaaagaaaagcCGACGCTTTGTTGGCACGGAATTTGGTGCTTCAGGACCGATTCGCTTATTGCAAATGTGACATCACCaat ATTCCACCAAATCCAGTACGTTCTACCAATCAAGCATACACATTAAGTAGCGAGCAAGAAATGCTCCTAGGTAGATTCATTATGCCAGATGACATGAACAAATACATCACCGAGCTAGCTGGGTTTTTATTTACCCCAGAAGAACTGAAAACCATTTCTTCGGCTAATCTTAACCCATCTAAGATTGCATTCATAAGCA GTCATATCCAAACGCACACTGGCTTCGTGAAGACCGCACCCGAAATTAAAATGCTTTTAAACAAGAGACGTTGGAATTCTAATCGACGTTCTGATTCAAGCAGCACCCCTCCGAAGAAGCGGAAACGAAacacgaaaaattcaaatgatgAAACTGTCCAAGACGAAGAAATGTACACCGATGACGTTGACGTCAACCACTTTTTACTTATGAAAATGCAATCGGCCGACGACAACACCGAAGACAATGCCGAATCCGGATAG